From Streptomyces sp. SAI-135:
GTCACCGCGCTACTTCACCAGCGAGATGTGCGGCCGGGAACTGTACGCGTTCAACGAACGCCTCCTGCACGCCAAGGCTGCCGGCGGACGCGAGGTGTCCGCCATCGTCCCGGCCCTGTGGACGCGCGTCGACTTCCAGCAACTGCCGGACTCCATACGCCACATCCACCTGGACCGCACGACCTTCGGCGACCGTTACGCCACCAACGGCTTCTACGGGCTCATCAAACTCAGCCGACTGCGCGACGAGTACGAGGAGACCGTCCTCACCCTCGCCCAGCGCATCGTCCAGGTGGCCGAGGAGTCACCGCTGCCGCCCGGCCGGCTGCGCGACTACGAGTCCACGCCGAGCGCGTTCCGGCCGCGCGGCGAGGAACCCCGGCACATCCATCTGACGGTGGCCGCGCCCACCCTCGACAGCGTGCCCGAGGACCGGGACCCGCGCCCGTACGGCGAGGACCCGCTGGACTGGAACCCGTACCACTCCGAGTCGACGCGCCCGCTGCCCGCGCTGGCGGAGGAACTGATCCGCTCGCTGGACTACCGGCCCACGGTCTCCTCCTTCGACGACGAGGACACCGAGGGCCCGCACTCCGCCGGCGCCGACGAGGAGGGCGGCAAGACGGGCCGCCCGCGCATCCTGCTCGTGGACCGGTGGACGCTGACGGACGAGGAACGGCGGCGCAGGCTGAAGGCGTTCGACGCGCAGGCCCAGCCGTGGGTGAGCGCGGTCGTCCCCTGGAACCGCGCCGACCTCCAGTGCCACGGCGACGAGGGCCAGCGCCTGACCATGGAGTTCGAGCGCACCCTGCCCCTGCTGCTGGAACGCGGCAGGCGCACCGACTGCCGTACCGCGGTCAACGGCGTCCCCACGCTCAAGGCGTTCACCGACGTGCTGCCCGCCGTCGTGGCGCACACCACCCGGCAGTACCTGAAACACGCGGAGGCCCATCCGCCGCCGGGTCCGCACGTGCCCAGGCCCCGTCTGCTGGGCCCCATCCAGCCGCCGTACCCGGAAGGCGGACCCGACCACGGAGGAGAAGCATGACGGGCCCGCGCGACGGACGTGTCATCACTTTCTACAGCTACAAGGGCGGTACGGGCCGCACCATGGCACTGGCCAACACCGCCTGGATCCTGGCCGCCAACGGCAAACGGGTCCTGGCCGTCGACTGGGACCTGGAGGCGCCGGGCCTGCACCGCTTCTTCCACCCGTTCCTCGACCCCAAGGCGCTGTCCGCGACCCCGGGCGTCATCAACATCATCCAGGACTACGCCTGGGCCGCGACCACCGGAACCCAGCGCCCCGACGACTGGCACCTGTCCTACGCCCAGGTCGAGCAGCACGCGGTGTCCATCCGCCCCGAACGCTTCGACCTGCACTTCCCCGAGGGCGGCTCGCTTGACTTCCTGTCCGCGGGCCGCCAGGACCGGGCCTACTCGGCGGCGGTCACCTCGTTCGAGTGGGACAACTTCTACGAACGCCTGGGCGGCGGCACCTTCCTCAGGGCCCTGCGGGCCAGCATGAAGGCGACGTACGACTACGTCCTGATCGACAGCCGCACCGGCCTGTCGGACAACGCGGACATCTGCACCATGGAGATGCCCGACGTCCTGGTGGACTGCTTCACCCTGAGCGACCAGGCGCTGGAGGGCGCCGCGGTCGTCGCCCGCAGTGTGGAGGAGGGCTACCGGCCGCGCCGGATACGGGTCCTGCCGGTGCCGATGCGCATCGACGAGGGCGAGAAGGAGAAGGTCGACGCGGGCCGCGCGCTGGCCCGGATGCGGTTCGAGGGGCTGCCCAAGGGGGCGGACGGCCGGCCGCTGAGCCAGGAGGAGCTCAGCGCCTACTGGGGCAACGTCGAGATCCCGTACCGGCCCTACTACGCCTACGAGGAGACTCTCGCCACCGTCGGCGACGAGAGCGGCATCGCCAACTCGCTGCTGTCCGCCTTCGAGCGGCTCACCGCCGTCATCTCCGACCGCGAGGTCACCTCGCTGCCGCAGATCCCCGAGCCGGTCCGGCTGCGCTGCCGGGACGCCTACCTCAGGCGCCGGCCGCTGACCAGCGTGGCCGACGTCGTCGTCGCGTACGCGGCGGAGAAGCGGATGTGGGCCGACTGGGTCGAGTACCTGCTCAAGCGGGCGGGCTGCGAGGTCACGCTGCACGAGATCTCCACCGGTCCGGTCGAGCCGGCCGAGACCACCGCCCACACCGTGGTCCTGCTGTCGAAGACCTTCCAGGAGTCCCGGTACGCCGACTCCGTCTGGCGTGCCCTCGGCGAGCGGACCCCGGACGGCGCCCGCGGCTCGGTGGTGCCGCTGCGGGTCGAGGAGGTCCCGCTCCCGGAACCGTGCACCGACCTGCACCGGCTCGACGAGGCGGAGTGCGTGGCCGCGCTCCAGCGGGCACTGGAACTCCCCTTGCAGCAGGCGGAGAACAGCCCGTCGGCGCCCCGCTTCCCCGGCATCACCCCCGGCATCTGGAACGCGCCCCAGCGCAACACGACCTTCACCGGCCGGGCCCCGATCATGGACCGCATCCGCACCCAGCTCGGCGAGCTGTCCGGGCCGCCGCAGCCGCAGGCACTGTTCGGCCTGGGCGGCGTGGGCAAGACGCAGCTCGCCATCGAGTACGTGCACCGGTTCATGGCCGACTACGACCTGGTCTGGTGGATGTCCGCCGAGCACATCGACGACGTGGTGGCCTCGCTCGCCGAACTAGCCCCGCTGATAGGCGCGACGGGCACCGAGGAGGACATGACGAAGGCCAGCCAGGAGGCCGTGCAGCGGCTGTCCAGGGGGTTACCGACCAAGCGCTGGATCCTGGTCTTCGACAACGCGGGCGACCCCGCGGAGCTGGCCCGCTACTTCCCCACCGGGGACGGCGGCCACATCCTCGTCACCTCCCGCAACCAGGCCTGGTCCCAGCACGGGGCGTCCCAGCAGATCGACGTGTTCGAACGCCAGGAGAGCATCGAGCACCTGACCCGGCGCCGCGAGGGCGGCCTGTCGGCCGAGGACGCCGACCGGGTGGCGGAGGCCGTCGGCGACCTGCCGCTGGCCGTCGAACAGGCGGCGGCCTGGCTGGCCGAGACCGCCACCCCGATCGAGGACTATCTGCGCCAGCTGGCCCGGCAGACCACCGAGGTCCTGGACCTCAACCAGCCGCCCGACTACCCGCGTACGGTCGCGGCGACCTGGAACGTCTCGATCGAGCAGCTGGAGAAACGCTCACCGGCGGCGGTACGGCTGCTCCAGCTGTGCGCCTTCCTCGCGCCCGAGCCGATCTCCCAGCAACTGCTGTACAGCAAGGAGATGATCGCGGCACTCAAGCCGTACGACCCCTCGCTCCAGGAGAGTCTGCTGCTCGGCCGGATCATCCGCGAGATCGGCCGGTTCGCGCTCGCCAAGGTCGACCAGAAGACCAACAGCCTCCAGGTGCACCGGCTGGTGCAGGCGGTGATCCGCTCCCAGATGCCCGAGGAGAAGCAGCAGGAGGCGCGGCACGTCGTGCACACCGTCCTGGCGGGCACCCGGCCCGACGGCGACGAGCCCATAGACGATCCGAGCACCTGGCCCCGCTTCGCCGTCATCTGGCCCCACCTGGCCGCCTCCGACGCCCGCAACTGCCGTGAGGCCGACACCCGCCGACTGCTCATCGACCGCGTCCGCTACCAGTGGAAGCGCGGTGACTTCCTGGCCGCGCGGCGCCTCGCGGAGGACCTGCTCCAGCACTGGAAGCCGGTGCTGGGGGAGGACGACGTGTACTACCTCTACCTGCGCTTCCACCTGGCCAACGTGCTGCGTTCCCAGGGGCGTTACGTGGAGGCCCGGGAGATCGGCGAGGACCTGCTGGAGCGCCAGCGCCGGGAACTGGGCGAGCAGCATCCGCACACCTACGCCACCATGTCCGGGCTCTCCAGCGACCTGGCGGCGCTCGGCGAGTACACGAAGGCGGTCGAGCTGGCCAAGGAGGCGCACACCGGCTTCAGCGAGATCTTCCACGAGTCGCACCGGCGCACCCTGAGCGCGGCCAACAACCTCGCCCTGGCCCTGCGGATGGTGGGCAACTACGGCGAGGCCCGCGGCATCGACCAGGACACGCTCGACCGCCGCATGGCCGTCCTCGGCCCCGACCACCCGTACACGCTGGCCTCGGCCGAACGCCTCGGCCGGGACCTGCGGGAGGTAGGGCGGTACGCGGAGTCGGTGTCGATCCTCTCCCGCACCTACGCGGCTCACAAACGGATCCTGACCAGGGAGTTCCCCGGCACCCTGCGCTGCGCCAAGTCCCTGGCGGTGTCGCTGCGCCGCAACGGCCAGCTGGAGGACGCCCGCCGGCTGACCGAGGCGACCCGCAAGCAGTACAAGGACCAGTACTCGGCCCCCACGCCGGACTCGCTGGCCTGCGACCTGAACCTGGCGGCCGACCTGTTCGCGGCCGACGAACGGGACCGGGCCCGCGAGGTGGCCAGGGAGGTGCTCGCCGAGTACATGAAGGTGCCGGGCGAGGCGCACCCGTACACCCAGGCCGCCCTGAACAACCTGGGGATCTTCCACTGGGGCTGCCGGGACCTGGACGAGGCGGAGGCGGTGTTCCTGAAGGTGCTGCCCCGTATGGCGGAGGTGCTGGGCGAGCACCATCCGCACGCGGTGTTCTGCAGCGTGAACTACGCCAACGTCCTCTACGACCAGGGCCGTTACGAGGAGGCACGGGAACGCGACGAGGCGGCGCTGCCGGTCCTGCGCGAGGCCCTCGGCGGCCACCACCCCGAAACGCTCGCCGTCGTCACCAACCTGGGGCTCACCCTGCGGGCCCTGGGCCGGGACGGCGAGGCCCGCGCCCTGCGGGAGGAGGCGATGGCGGAACTGCGCCTGCTCCTCGGCGAGGACAACGGCATCACCCTGCTGGCCGGCCGCGAACGGCGGATCTACCGGGACCTGGAGCCCCTCTCCGTGTGATCCCAGCGCGCACGGTCGACCCGGCCGCCCGGCAGCACTCCGCCGCGGACACGCGCCCGCGGGGGCAACCCGCCCGTCAACCCGTCCGGGCGTCGGTGAGGAGCCAGTCCAGTACGGCGGGCAGGGCGCGCAGGGCGGCGAAGTGGGCCGAGGTGGGTTCCAGGACGGCCGTGGCGCGCGGGATGCGGTCGGCGAGCCAGGAGGCGTGCGAGGCCGGGGAGAAGACGTCGTCCTTGCCGTGCCACAGCAGCACCGGCACCTTGATCCGCGCCGGGTCGAAGCCCCAGGAGGCGGTGAGGGCGAGGGCGTCGTCGATCCAGCCGTACGGCGAAGTGCGCAGTGCCTCACGGTAGTTGCGCAGCAGCATCGAGCGGATGGTGTTGTCCGAGACGATGAGCCGGTCGTCGGCGGTGAGGTCCTCGCGCAGTTCCTCCAGCAGCCGCGCCGGGTTGCTGCGGATGGCGGCGGAGCGCGGGATGATCCCGGCGGCGAACCGCTCGGGGTCGCTGGCGGCCGTGCTCAGGGCGGCGACGTTGGACGGCGCCATCCCCGCGTACCAGTCCAGGCCCTCGGCGTCGCGCGGTGCCCAGCCCACCATCGCCGCCGCCCGGGTGACCCGGTCGGGCAGCAGCGCGGCGCAGGCCAGGGCGTGCGGGGCGCCGGCGGACCGGCCGGCCACCGCGAACCGGTCCAGTTCCAGGGCGTCGGCGACATCGGCGACGTCCTGGGCCACGTCCGCCACCCGGCGGCGCGGCATCCGGTCCGAACCGCCGTATCCGGGACGGTCGTAGCTGATGAGACGGGCACCGCGCTGGTGGAGGAACATCGAGCGGGGTTTGGGCCCCACGCGGCTGCCCGGCATGCCGTGCAGGAGGAACACGGGGCGTCCGTGCGGATCCCCGGAGACCTCCACCCGTAACCGTCGTCCGTCCGCCGTGCGCACATGGTCGGGCACCGCCGCGCTCCCCCCACCCGAGGCCTTGACCGGGCCACGCTGCCCGAACCTTGCCCACAGGGGCGTACGGCGAAACGAACTCGCAGGTCAAAGGGGGACCACGGCCGCGAGGACCGGCGCAGTTCGGCCATCACGGCCGACTGCCGTCACCGCCGGCCGGCCATCAGTCGGACGCGTGCGGGACGCGGCCGGTCAGAGGGCGAACCAGCAGCGGACGGCCGTGCCGTCCGGCCCGGTGTGCGTCCGCACCAGGTCGGCGACGAGGTTGACCATGAGCAGGCCCCGGCCGCCCTGACGGTCCCGGGAGGGCGGCCGGCGGCCGGCCAGCAGGTCGGTGAGGCGCCCCTGGTCGCGGACCTCGCACACCACGTGCCCGTCCTCGGCCCACACCCGCAGCAGGCCCGAACCGCCGCCGTGCACCACGCTGTTGGTGGTCAGTTCGGCGACGGCCAGCGCCAGGTCGTCGAGCCGGGGCCGTACGAGCCCGAACCGCTCGGCCGCGTCGGACGCGAAGTGCCGGATCTCGCCGAGCACGTCGGCGACGAAGGCGTGCGCGGCCACGTCCGGGGCCGGGGGCAGCGGGGCGTTGTAGCGGGCGTGCACGCCCTCGAAGTCGTAATGTCCGCTCGTCTCCTGCCGCCCTGAGCCGGCGTCGACGACCACGGGGTGGGTGGCGTACGCGTCGGCGACGGCCTGCGGGTCGAGGCGGCGGGTGTCGTAGGGGCACAGGATGGTGACCGTGCGGCCCCGGAAGGCGGCGTTGATCAGCGCCTCGTGCTGGACGCACGCGGGGTACTCGGCGGCCGAGCGGCCGGCCCAGACCGGTTCGCCGACGATCCGCACCCGGGTGCCGGCCGGCTGGGCGTCGGCGAAGGCGCGCAGCACTCCCGGGATGATCCGGCCGGGGTTGCGCCCGGCCTCCCGCATGTCGAGGAACCGTACGGCCTTCTCGGCGCCGACCTCCGCCTTCAGCAGCCGCAGGTTCTCGGTGGGCACGGCCACGGCCACCGGTTCCCCGGCGGTGAGCGCCTCGTTGACGAACGGCACCACCGCGGCCAGGTACTCCTGTTCGTCGCGGTAGAAGAGCGCGGGATGCACGAACGGATCCGCGGCTTCCGTCACGGCGTTCACAGCGGGGTCACCGCGGCCCCGCACACCGCGGGTCGGCGCCGCCGTGGCGCCCGGTACCGGATCCTCACACCGACTCCCCATTGCTGACTCGACCCTGTCCCTTCCGATACGTCTCCCCTCCCGAAACGTCTCCTGTCAAGACCTGCACGAGACCGCGTTTACCCGCGGAGTGCGCCCGTCACGCCCCGGCCGTCCGGGTGTACTCCCCGAAGGGCCGGGCAGGCGCATCCCAGCACCGACGGATGCCGCTCCACCACACCCCGGGCCGGGGCCGGATCCGGCGGGGATCGGTGACTCAACGTCGTGACGACTGTGGGGAGCAGCGAGGCGGACATGAGCTCAGCGACACACTCTTCGCTCGCAGGGCGGCTCGACACCCTGACCATCGACAGCGACGTGGAGAGGGGCAGGGCCGTGCTCGCCGCCCGCGGCGATCTGGTCCACGGCTGTGCGGAGATCCTGGCCAGGACCCTGGCCCGGCTGCCGGAGGGCACCGGTCGGGTGCACCTGGACATGGCCGGTGTCGGCTTCATGGACACGACGGGGCTGCAGTTCCTGGAAGTACTCGACACCTACGCCCGCGGCCGTCGCGTA
This genomic window contains:
- the fxsT gene encoding FxSxx-COOH system tetratricopeptide repeat protein; the protein is MTGPRDGRVITFYSYKGGTGRTMALANTAWILAANGKRVLAVDWDLEAPGLHRFFHPFLDPKALSATPGVINIIQDYAWAATTGTQRPDDWHLSYAQVEQHAVSIRPERFDLHFPEGGSLDFLSAGRQDRAYSAAVTSFEWDNFYERLGGGTFLRALRASMKATYDYVLIDSRTGLSDNADICTMEMPDVLVDCFTLSDQALEGAAVVARSVEEGYRPRRIRVLPVPMRIDEGEKEKVDAGRALARMRFEGLPKGADGRPLSQEELSAYWGNVEIPYRPYYAYEETLATVGDESGIANSLLSAFERLTAVISDREVTSLPQIPEPVRLRCRDAYLRRRPLTSVADVVVAYAAEKRMWADWVEYLLKRAGCEVTLHEISTGPVEPAETTAHTVVLLSKTFQESRYADSVWRALGERTPDGARGSVVPLRVEEVPLPEPCTDLHRLDEAECVAALQRALELPLQQAENSPSAPRFPGITPGIWNAPQRNTTFTGRAPIMDRIRTQLGELSGPPQPQALFGLGGVGKTQLAIEYVHRFMADYDLVWWMSAEHIDDVVASLAELAPLIGATGTEEDMTKASQEAVQRLSRGLPTKRWILVFDNAGDPAELARYFPTGDGGHILVTSRNQAWSQHGASQQIDVFERQESIEHLTRRREGGLSAEDADRVAEAVGDLPLAVEQAAAWLAETATPIEDYLRQLARQTTEVLDLNQPPDYPRTVAATWNVSIEQLEKRSPAAVRLLQLCAFLAPEPISQQLLYSKEMIAALKPYDPSLQESLLLGRIIREIGRFALAKVDQKTNSLQVHRLVQAVIRSQMPEEKQQEARHVVHTVLAGTRPDGDEPIDDPSTWPRFAVIWPHLAASDARNCREADTRRLLIDRVRYQWKRGDFLAARRLAEDLLQHWKPVLGEDDVYYLYLRFHLANVLRSQGRYVEAREIGEDLLERQRRELGEQHPHTYATMSGLSSDLAALGEYTKAVELAKEAHTGFSEIFHESHRRTLSAANNLALALRMVGNYGEARGIDQDTLDRRMAVLGPDHPYTLASAERLGRDLREVGRYAESVSILSRTYAAHKRILTREFPGTLRCAKSLAVSLRRNGQLEDARRLTEATRKQYKDQYSAPTPDSLACDLNLAADLFAADERDRAREVAREVLAEYMKVPGEAHPYTQAALNNLGIFHWGCRDLDEAEAVFLKVLPRMAEVLGEHHPHAVFCSVNYANVLYDQGRYEEARERDEAALPVLREALGGHHPETLAVVTNLGLTLRALGRDGEARALREEAMAELRLLLGEDNGITLLAGRERRIYRDLEPLSV
- a CDS encoding TIR-like protein FxsC; protein product: MLDTPDGEWGQASAEGQPYFFLSYAHTPPWGSGGGDPDHWVHQLYRDLCNHIMALTDLPAGAEVGFIDREMGSGDGWPRKLSENLARCRVFVPLLSPRYFTSEMCGRELYAFNERLLHAKAAGGREVSAIVPALWTRVDFQQLPDSIRHIHLDRTTFGDRYATNGFYGLIKLSRLRDEYEETVLTLAQRIVQVAEESPLPPGRLRDYESTPSAFRPRGEEPRHIHLTVAAPTLDSVPEDRDPRPYGEDPLDWNPYHSESTRPLPALAEELIRSLDYRPTVSSFDDEDTEGPHSAGADEEGGKTGRPRILLVDRWTLTDEERRRRLKAFDAQAQPWVSAVVPWNRADLQCHGDEGQRLTMEFERTLPLLLERGRRTDCRTAVNGVPTLKAFTDVLPAVVAHTTRQYLKHAEAHPPPGPHVPRPRLLGPIQPPYPEGGPDHGGEA
- a CDS encoding anti-sigma factor RsbA family regulatory protein, with the translated sequence MTEAADPFVHPALFYRDEQEYLAAVVPFVNEALTAGEPVAVAVPTENLRLLKAEVGAEKAVRFLDMREAGRNPGRIIPGVLRAFADAQPAGTRVRIVGEPVWAGRSAAEYPACVQHEALINAAFRGRTVTILCPYDTRRLDPQAVADAYATHPVVVDAGSGRQETSGHYDFEGVHARYNAPLPPAPDVAAHAFVADVLGEIRHFASDAAERFGLVRPRLDDLALAVAELTTNSVVHGGGSGLLRVWAEDGHVVCEVRDQGRLTDLLAGRRPPSRDRQGGRGLLMVNLVADLVRTHTGPDGTAVRCWFAL
- a CDS encoding alpha/beta hydrolase: MPDHVRTADGRRLRVEVSGDPHGRPVFLLHGMPGSRVGPKPRSMFLHQRGARLISYDRPGYGGSDRMPRRRVADVAQDVADVADALELDRFAVAGRSAGAPHALACAALLPDRVTRAAAMVGWAPRDAEGLDWYAGMAPSNVAALSTAASDPERFAAGIIPRSAAIRSNPARLLEELREDLTADDRLIVSDNTIRSMLLRNYREALRTSPYGWIDDALALTASWGFDPARIKVPVLLWHGKDDVFSPASHASWLADRIPRATAVLEPTSAHFAALRALPAVLDWLLTDARTG